In one Brassica oleracea var. oleracea cultivar TO1000 chromosome C9, BOL, whole genome shotgun sequence genomic region, the following are encoded:
- the LOC106317071 gene encoding uncharacterized protein LOC106317071 — translation MCLVCLCDEEETELGRQQAPGSCPYCGGKVQMLDVERKWMFCFVPLCFKIKRKYLCSSCDRRLVLYH, via the coding sequence ATGTGTCTGGTGTGTTTATGCGATGAAGAAGAGACAGAGTTAGGGAGACAACAAGCACCTGGATCGTGTCCGTATTGTGGAGGTAAAGTGCAGATGCTTGATGTCGAAAGAAAATGGATGTTTTGTTTCGTTCCTCTTTGTTTCAAGATCAAGAGGAAGTATCTTTGTTCTTCTTGCGATCGTCGTCTCGTTTTGTATCATTAA